The DNA sequence TCTCAAATGGGAACGGTAACTGACACACCTgcaagagaagaagaaagaagaagttaaaccagaactcattgtcatacttgttttttttttttttggggggaccaTCCTCATCTGACAATGTCATATCTTCGTAGTAAATAGTACGCGAGCTAGGTCACCTGGTGTGCAGCAATGGAGGAATCCCGCTTCTCTGCGATTATGATGTTAGGGAGCTTTTGGTCTTGTCTTGGTGGAGGTGGAGCAACTTTTACCCGGAATCTTAAGTGGACGAAAAAGCAAACAATGTTAGGGGGACAAACTCAAAAATACCTTCACTAAGCCTGCATGATACCACTTGGAGCAGTTTGTCAAAAGACCACAATTCAATGCCTTTGCCATCTACTTACCTCTTGCGTTTGCTACGAGAAGGTTGGAGACCGAGGCCCCCCCACTCTCCCCACCCAGGCAACGTCAGGTCAATAACCTTCGGccttcctgcctcctcctgtttCCTTTTGTCCTTCAGGAAGTCGGAGATGACATCATCTCCTGCAAAGGCCTCTTTAATGATGACCCTCTGTTCCTCCTTGTCCTGAGATGGTAATACATGACAGGTAAAGGCAGAGTTTAATTTCCCAGGTAACAGCATAGGATACGTAAAGATCTTTTTGCAGGAAGGTGAGCTGATTGGTGCATTGAAGCCTTCTGCAAACCGAAGGGCGCTCATTTCAGATGAAAAATACATGTATTGGTCTTTGAACTGTGTCCCTTACCTCAACATCCTCAACAGCTGTTGGAGCAAACGGCATTTCGATGACCTTTGCTTCCTTGGTCAGAACCTCATTGGGATCAAtcattttctttctctttttgtcTGCCTGTCGAGTTGCAGACTGAGTGTCTGTTTCCTCTGTGCCCAGAATCTGGGTGGTCAGAAGTGCTGTGTCACTGGCAGAGATGTCCTGACTGAGCAGCTCCACATCCTCCAGGGTCCTAACCCGTACCAGGCCCTCCTCCAGCAGGGCAGGGCTCTCCCCCTGGCCTAGACCTGGGCCTGCCTTGGGCTGGTCAGCTGGAAGCTCCATGTGGTTCACTAGCCCATGGAACAGGCTGGTGAAAGTTGAGAGCCCAGCCTCCTCATCATCAGAGACCTCTAAAGCCTCTTCATCATCTGAAATCTCTACagcctcttcatcatcatcagagATCTCTAAAATCTCAGCTTTCTTCCCTTCTGGAGTTTGAATGGAAAAGGAGTTGTACTTTGTGagagacaacacaaacacaaaactGGGAACTTGTCCCACTGACATTTCACTCTGGATCATGATAGAGTGAAACTAATCTGCAAAGACCTGATGCTACATTGTGACACACTATATCAATCACCTTACCGTCATTCTCCTCCATAGGCATAGGTGCAACCTTAACATCTTCAGTTTGACGCAATTTCCGCCTCTCTTCAAACCCTCTTAAAAGTGATTCTTCTTCAGTTTCCTCCATctgctcctcatcctcctcttggTCGTCCCGTCCTTCCCCTGGTTTTCCCACTTCTCTGGGCCAAACAGGAGGATCTAAACGGTTGCTTTCCTCCATCATAGGCTCTGTAGAAAGCTTGCCTCTCAtccatggattcacctggtccaGTATGGGCTCTACGTCATTCACAAAGTCTGGCAAGGTCTCTGCTgactcctcttcatcctcctcatcttcGTCAGCAGGTATTACCAACTTCTGCGTCAGATCTTTGTTCACTTCCAGCTGTTTCTGCATGGCTTTGCGAGCCTGGGGACCAAGAGAAACCAAATGAGTCTCCAATTTATTTCAGTCTCACGACACATACCTATGGCGATATATTTTAAACATTTTGATAGAAATTAAAGTAGTGAGTCAAACAAGTGTTGTGCAAATATAGAATGCAACTTTTAAATAAAAACCTGTCTGTAAATTAGCCCGTATATacacattgaacaaaaatataaaacgcaccatgcaacaatttcaaagagttCATAAAAAGGAATATCAGTCAATTgatataaattcattaggccctaatacagacatgcatctgttggtcacagatacctttaaaagaAGTAGGGGCgtgaatcagaaaaccagtcagtatctggtgtgaccaccatttgcttcatgcagtACGACATGTCTTTTGCAtacagttgatcaggctgttgattgtggcctgtggaatgtcgtCTCACTGTCATTGGAAGAgtgagaagttgctggatattggcgggaactggaccACGTTGTCGTACACGTCGTTCCAgattggtgacatgtctggtgagtatgtaggccatggaagaactgggacattttcagttcccaggaattgtgtacagatccctgCAATATGGGGCTGTgctttatcatgctgaaacatgaggtgatggcggtggatgaaaggcacaacaatgggcctcaggatcagGATTGctgtacattcaaattgccatcgataaaatgcaattgttgcCTCCTGACTGGTGCCgtagtctaaggcactgtatcacagtgaagctgtgccactagagattctgcaTCACAGTGaatctgtgccaccagagattctgcaTCACAGTGAatctgtgccactagagattctatCACAGTgaagctgtgccactagagattctgcaTCACAGTGaatctgtgccaccagagattctgggttcgagtccaggctgtgtcgcagccagcCGCGACCGGAAGACCCTTGAGGCAGCGGGGTTCCATATTtgacaggtcagaggtcagccctcacacacactttttaatttaaaaaaaactacAGAATTTAAACTAGAAATGAAATTACCATCAACTTTGGTGACTGATTACATTGTGTAAGATTGATAAAGAGTTGTATAAACAATATTACCGTTTGACCAGTCAGcatgtttacatgcacaccaTCTTTGCATTTTCTCATTGTCATTTGCAGATTATATTGATTTTAGTCTTGAAAAAAATATTGGTATCTTTGTGACTCACTACTTATATTTTAAACATTTTGATAAATTTCTATCTCCACATGATACAGCTCTTTTCTGAAAACACTGGTTCTCTCAAACTGCCCGCCAATACATTTAAAATATTTTTGCTAATAAAATATTGCGACTGGTAGTGTAATATCTTTTAAAAAAACATCTAAAAACGTCTTAAAAGCACATTACCCCATCATCATATTTTGCCATGATGGCCTTGGACTTGGCCCATTTGCCACTGTTCTGGTGCTTCAGAGACATTCGTTCCTGTGGGAATAGAGATGAAACAGAGAAAATAAGCAGGTTTAATGCTAATAATCAGTTTATTCTTAGTTTCTTTCAAGTTgtttccatcactctctcctttcATGTAAAGGTCTCACAAAGCCTACTACCTTCATTCTTGACAGTTCCATCTTCTTCAGCTCCTCCAAGGCAGCAGCAGGGTCTGTCTTAACCATttcatcaaactgttttagataCTCCTTACGCATCACTTTCTTCTGTACCCTGTGGTATCTGGGGAAGAAATGGGAATGTTATTCATCATGTTGTGCCTCCGATGTTCCCTTACACCATTCACAAGCCACCTTCCTTCCACCATCTCAGTTAATAAACCTCCCCCTGGATCAGCTAATTTCCTTTTACTTCGCATTGCTCATCCTCCAGCAGAATTTACAGCTACAGAAGCTAGGAATTTCTTCTCACCGCACAATTTAGGAAAATCAATACAACAGTTCACTTTTGTAGTGCAAAATAAATAAAGCGTCAAGCCCTCATTAATACAGGGTACGTAATACATGGTTCAGTTCTATCAAACCCTCATTAATACAGGGTACGTAATACATGGTTCAGTTATATCAAACCCTCATTAATACAGGGTACGTAATACATGGTTCAGTTATATCAAACCCTCATTAATACAGGGTACGTAATACATGGTTCAGTTATATCAAACCCTCATTAATACAGGGTACGTAATACATGGTTCAGTTATATCAAACCCTCATTAATACAGGGAACTACATGGTTCAGTTATATCAAACCCTCACTTTTTGCTTttgatttttttcccccttttgGCTTTCGCTTCATAATAAGACTGTAGTACTCTGGTTTTTTGGAGTTCTGCACGACGGATCTTGGCctgcaaaaaaaatgtaacaaTGTATTATATATTGGTTGTAGATATGTGACAACCAAGAACCATTTAGAAAAACTCCCTAATTTGTACATTGTTGTTTTTCAGTACATTGTCCGTTTTGTCTACATACAGAATGAAGTCAATATCAGTAGTGCGTGCAGGCCTCTGTCCctgcccagcactaacacaccatATTCAGCTTATTTTACGCATCTGACCACATACTGGATGTCATGCTTGAGGCGGGGACTCACCTCCTCCAGACTCATGGCCCTGAGAGAAGCCTCCTCAGTGGGTGTCAAGACAGGGTCATGGAGAGGCTGCTTGTTCATGCGTAGGAGGCTGAATATCTCCTGTTCTAGGGGAGTTTGGGCCTTGAACATAACATATGAATCTGAAATTAGTTTATAATCATGTTACATAACCAACAAAATCAAAAGGATCTTTTTACACCCACCTTCCATCCAGCCACCACCTGCTCTATGCGTTTGGGGCCAGAGGGTTCCTGGTTCAGTGGGAAGACCAGCTGCTCTGCCTTCTGGTTCTGTAGGACCACACTCTGCCAGCGAGACACCTCTTTCGACGTTTTCTCAAAAGCCACTTCTCTTTGGATCTGTACAAGAATATTTGTTCAATCGTCTGAGTTGTGCACAGTGGCCTGCATTCAAGACTAGACATCCTGCCTCTGTCGGTGGTCTTACTTTCTCAGTCTCCTTCCTGGTCAGGGGCGTCTCCAGGGTGCTCTGGTTGTGTTGAAGGTTCTTCAGCTGCTTCTTCGTCTTGATTAAGGCACTGGGGGTCTTATCCAAGGTTCCAATGAGGTCAGACAAATTTATTTTGTCTCCTTCACCTGTCAGTCATGACacgcagacagacatacagtttAGACTCAGCTTATTGTTCAAACACATTTTGATTTCCATCACGGTTCCTGGAACCTGACATTACAGACATTTAACTTTCACAAACTAACAAAGCACAAGGTATTTTCAAATAAGTAAATCAGGTACATTCAGCATATTTTACCTTCAGCATTGACTGTGAATTCTGACACCTGAATGCTTGCTTCAGACCGTTCAGTAAGCTTCTTCCTGATTGTGAGAACAATGCACATCAGACAAAAACACTACCCCAACACTACCCCAACACTAACCCAGCACTGCCCCAGCACTACCCCAACACTGCCCCAACACTGCCCCAACACTACCCCAACACTACCCCTTCCTGATCGTGAGAACAATGCACatcagacaaaaaaaaacagatcaaACATGGCTACAAAAGCAATACAAGTAAAAATGTAACATTACATACTGGTGAATAATATAATGAATTGGTGGGCCAAGTTCACCAGTCCTCATTTCTCCTGTATAACTCCAGAAGCCTAACTCATCTAGGAAGGTACTACAGGAGCACAATGTTCTGACATCTCTCACCTCTTTTTCCCCCCAAGCGAGCTGATGGCCTCCAGCAGCTTGCAGTGTTTCCTCTCATCATCGCTGCCTCCCTGTATCAGACAAAACACACAGCAGTGCTCTACATTCGTCCATTTTACTCGCACATGCACGTAAATATTTTGCAGTGCGATCTGGAATTTTCATTTAGGAGCACCAGCGACTGAGAAAatgaaggattctagctttattaCCCGGAGACATTTTTTCCCATGCTCCTAAATGTATTTCTGTATGCATACATTTTCAACTTAGGAGCAAACATGTGCCTTGTAAAAAAGGTCAGCGTAGAGCACTACACTGTACCCTAAATGAACCGACCAATCCAGAATTCATGTGCTTTGAAAAGTCAGCGCATACTGATTCTCAATATAGTGACCTCTTGCATGTTCCTCCTGCATGTTTCAAATTCCAAATATACAGATAAGCTACCGTCTTATTATTGCTCAAGATAattactgtaggtgtgtgtgtatcctaCCTCATCCTCACTAGCACTAATGATGTCATCTGCCAGTGCACGTTGAAGCTCCTCGTCATCTTCGTCATCCGTCCCCTGGACCACCGTCTCACAGGAACTGGAGTGGGGGACAAAAGAGCTACCTGTTACTTCGCACTTAGTTATCTTTTTATTCCATCAATATTTGACTAATCTACAAAAGACCATCCTCATTAGCCCCGGAGTTCTGTGCAACGTGTAGTtagctagcacacacacacatgtgaacaccccttcaaattagtggatctggctatttcagccacacctgttgcttacAGGTGTATAATAATCAAGCACAggaaatctccatagacaaacattggcagtagaatggccttactgaagagctcagtgactttcaacgtggcaccgtcatatgaTGGAGCAactcagtttgtcaaatttctgctcagcgagagctgccccggtcaactgtaagtactgttattatgaagtggaaatgtctaggagcaacagcagCTCAGGCGCGAAGTGggaggccacacaagctcacaaaacgggaccgccgagtgcagAATtgtcacaagctcacagaacgggaccgccgagtgcagAATtgtcacaagctcacagaacgggaccgcagaattgtcacaagctcacagaacaggaccgccgagtgcaGAAGtgtcacaagctcacagaacgggaccgccgagtgcagAAGtgtcacaagctcacagaacgg is a window from the Oncorhynchus keta strain PuntledgeMale-10-30-2019 chromosome 6, Oket_V2, whole genome shotgun sequence genome containing:
- the si:dkey-251i10.3 gene encoding U3 small nucleolar RNA-associated protein 14 homolog A — translated: MFFVVVLHPSLLIHQLLLQRQLSDTPSKYFFLTNLIVLPVLQISSYPHLSISADLGHEFQLRSTQHLMSSNMPAVEHALLRQRTTDLTPIRHLRYTCVSCEFLVKMAKSKAARKSGETMKITSSCETVVQGTDDEDDEELQRALADDIISASEDEGGSDDERKHCKLLEAISSLGGKKRKKLTERSEASIQVSEFTVNAEGEGDKINLSDLIGTLDKTPSALIKTKKQLKNLQHNQSTLETPLTRKETEKIQREVAFEKTSKEVSRWQSVVLQNQKAEQLVFPLNQEPSGPKRIEQVVAGWKAQTPLEQEIFSLLRMNKQPLHDPVLTPTEEASLRAMSLEEAKIRRAELQKTRVLQSYYEAKAKRGKKIKSKKYHRVQKKVMRKEYLKQFDEMVKTDPAAALEELKKMELSRMKERMSLKHQNSGKWAKSKAIMAKYDDGARKAMQKQLEVNKDLTQKLVIPADEDEEDEEESAETLPDFVNDVEPILDQVNPWMRGKLSTEPMMEESNRLDPPVWPREVGKPGEGRDDQEEDEEQMEETEEESLLRGFEERRKLRQTEDVKVAPMPMEENDEGKKAEILEISDDDEEAVEISDDEEALEVSDDEEAGLSTFTSLFHGLVNHMELPADQPKAGPGLGQGESPALLEEGLVRVRTLEDVELLSQDISASDTALLTTQILGTEETDTQSATRQADKKRKKMIDPNEVLTKEAKVIEMPFAPTAVEDVEDKEEQRVIIKEAFAGDDVISDFLKDKRKQEEAGRPKVIDLTLPGWGEWGGLGLQPSRSKRKRFRVKVAPPPPRQDQKLPNIIIAEKRDSSIAAHQVCQLPFPFENPIQFERTIRSPVGRTWNTQNAVQKITAPKVVTQLGAIIEPIAREDLIKDNRQAVTGPSINLESDQGPQKKRRSQQKKKHKRKKN